A single Carnobacterium inhibens subsp. inhibens DSM 13024 DNA region contains:
- a CDS encoding LemA family protein, translating to MKNMKSGTKVIIGIIIAVVIIAIPLISSYNGLINEESKVDLAWSQVESQLQRRNDLIPNLVNSVQGAMDQEEDVFTAIADARASLSSAGSMEEEVEANNEMNSALSRLLVVVESYPELKSNDNVTALMDELAGTENRIAVERQRYNESVQGYNNKVKRFPGSIIAGITGFSEKPYFEAVEGAEIAPEVNFDDEE from the coding sequence ATGAAAAATATGAAGAGTGGAACAAAAGTAATTATAGGGATTATTATAGCTGTCGTTATCATTGCGATACCTCTGATTAGTTCATATAATGGATTGATCAATGAAGAAAGTAAAGTAGATTTAGCTTGGTCACAAGTTGAATCACAATTACAACGTAGAAATGATTTGATACCTAACCTAGTTAATTCAGTTCAAGGAGCTATGGATCAAGAAGAGGATGTGTTTACTGCAATCGCAGATGCACGTGCTTCACTGAGCAGTGCTGGATCAATGGAAGAAGAAGTAGAAGCGAATAATGAAATGAACTCTGCTTTATCTAGATTATTAGTTGTAGTAGAGAGCTATCCAGAATTGAAATCTAATGACAACGTAACCGCATTGATGGATGAACTTGCTGGAACAGAAAATCGAATTGCTGTTGAAAGACAACGTTACAATGAATCTGTACAAGGTTATAATAACAAAGTGAAACGTTTCCCTGGATCTATTATTGCCGGCATAACTGGATTCTCAGAAAAACCTTATTTTGAAGCCGTTGAAGGTGCAGAAATCGCGCCTGAAGTTAACTTTGATGATGAAGAATAA
- a CDS encoding TPM domain-containing protein: MKKIKHISFLSTLSLLFSLLLLSLFPLTVKAAVDYPEPSNEFYVFDEADLLSDETEKFIIDVNKHYEDTQEKPQIVVATVNSLQDVTIEEYTVELFEKWKIGGADLDNGVLILLSAEEREIRFEIGYGLEGALTDSGTGAILDRNIDALSNNNFDAALKNIFTETAVKVNEEYQYDDDTIFSGYNVDTSEYNDDDGGFSSIIVVVIIFFVISSFFGGGGSGGGRRRGGMWPLLLGMSGGSRYRGGGGFGSGGFGGGGFGGGGGFGGGGSSGGGGSSRGF; encoded by the coding sequence GTGAAAAAAATTAAGCATATTTCATTTTTGAGCACCTTATCGCTACTTTTCAGCTTATTGCTTTTAAGTTTATTTCCTCTAACGGTTAAGGCTGCTGTTGATTATCCTGAACCCTCTAATGAATTTTATGTTTTTGATGAAGCAGATTTACTTTCAGATGAAACAGAAAAATTTATAATAGATGTAAATAAACACTATGAAGATACTCAAGAAAAACCACAGATAGTAGTGGCGACCGTAAATAGTTTACAGGATGTTACGATTGAAGAATATACCGTTGAATTGTTTGAAAAATGGAAAATTGGTGGGGCTGATTTAGATAATGGAGTCTTGATTCTATTATCTGCTGAAGAACGTGAAATCCGGTTTGAAATTGGGTATGGTTTAGAAGGTGCTCTTACTGACAGTGGAACAGGAGCCATATTAGATCGTAATATCGATGCTTTATCGAACAATAATTTTGATGCTGCCTTGAAAAATATTTTTACTGAAACAGCTGTAAAAGTTAATGAAGAGTATCAATATGATGATGACACGATTTTTTCTGGTTATAATGTAGATACTTCAGAGTACAATGATGATGATGGAGGTTTTTCATCCATTATTGTTGTGGTGATCATCTTTTTTGTTATCAGCAGCTTCTTTGGCGGTGGCGGATCTGGTGGCGGAAGAAGACGAGGCGGTATGTGGCCTTTATTACTAGGAATGTCTGGTGGAAGTCGTTACCGTGGCGGTGGCGGTTTTGGCAGCGGAGGTTTCGGTGGCGGCGGCTTCGGCGGAGGTGGAGGATTTGGCGGTGGCGGAAGTTCCGGTGGCGGAGGTTCCAGTCGTGGATTTTAA
- the truA gene encoding tRNA pseudouridine(38-40) synthase TruA gives MRNIKMTIEYDGGRYLGWQRLSDSDKTIQGKIENVLTSMTGTKIEIIGSGRTDAGAHAKGQVANFKTTSTMDCAAMLDHLNRYLPRDIVVKDLEEVPERFHARYNTNGKKYSYYVWNNNVPSAFERNYSYHLPVELDIDKMNEACSKLVGTHDFIGFSSLKKSKKSTVRTINEITIQKEGDLLHFTFIGEGFLYKMIRIIMGTLLEIGEGITDLENIDAIFESGIRSNAGMTVPSQGLFLDEVYYN, from the coding sequence ATGAGAAATATTAAAATGACAATTGAGTATGATGGCGGCAGATATTTGGGTTGGCAAAGACTCAGTGATTCAGACAAAACCATTCAAGGAAAAATAGAGAATGTTTTGACGTCAATGACAGGAACCAAAATTGAAATAATCGGATCAGGTCGTACGGATGCCGGAGCTCATGCTAAGGGGCAGGTGGCTAATTTCAAAACAACATCTACCATGGACTGTGCAGCGATGCTGGACCATCTAAATCGCTACCTCCCAAGGGATATTGTCGTGAAAGATCTTGAGGAAGTACCGGAAAGATTCCATGCTAGATATAATACTAACGGGAAAAAATACAGCTATTATGTCTGGAATAATAATGTGCCTTCTGCATTTGAGCGCAACTACAGCTACCATCTTCCTGTAGAACTTGATATTGACAAAATGAACGAGGCTTGCAGCAAACTTGTCGGAACCCACGACTTTATTGGTTTCTCTTCTCTTAAAAAGTCGAAAAAATCAACTGTTAGAACTATCAATGAAATCACGATCCAAAAGGAAGGCGATTTATTGCACTTTACGTTTATTGGTGAAGGATTCCTTTATAAAATGATTAGAATCATCATGGGGACGCTTCTGGAGATTGGGGAAGGGATAACTGATCTGGAAAATATTGATGCCATATTTGAGAGTGGAATCAGAAGCAATGCCGGAATGACGGTGCCTTCTCAAGGACTATTCCTAGATGAAGTTTATTACAATTAA
- a CDS encoding pyruvate, water dikinase regulatory protein, which translates to MSSKSTINFYIISDSVGGTASQLGQAAMTQFPDADIKVSAYPFIRGSDTLLSILEKAEIDNAIVLHTLVDEKLNKTAKTFCEKHELVFFDPLSPIISELEKRSEMVPIQKPGALHLLDETYFNRIKAIEFAVKFDDGRDPKGFLEADIVLLGISRTSKTPLSMFLANQNYKVANLPLIPEAHIPEQIWQVDPKKIVGLTSDREALNSIRRERMLTYGMNPDTEYSKLDRIDRELDFAKELYEKLGCLVINVSKKSIEETAAIIINTLQIEHKKYEQN; encoded by the coding sequence ATGTCTTCAAAATCAACTATTAATTTTTATATTATCTCCGATTCAGTAGGCGGGACAGCTAGTCAACTTGGACAAGCTGCTATGACTCAGTTTCCTGATGCAGATATTAAAGTTTCAGCTTACCCTTTCATTCGCGGATCGGACACCCTTTTATCTATTCTAGAAAAAGCAGAAATCGATAATGCGATCGTCCTTCATACATTGGTAGATGAAAAATTAAATAAGACAGCTAAAACGTTTTGTGAAAAACATGAATTGGTTTTTTTTGACCCACTCTCTCCAATCATAAGCGAACTTGAAAAACGTTCTGAAATGGTTCCTATACAAAAGCCAGGAGCTTTGCATCTTTTAGATGAAACCTATTTCAATCGAATAAAGGCAATTGAATTTGCGGTAAAATTTGATGATGGACGAGATCCTAAAGGCTTTTTAGAAGCAGACATCGTATTGCTTGGGATTTCAAGAACATCTAAAACACCATTAAGCATGTTTTTAGCGAACCAAAATTATAAAGTAGCTAATTTGCCTCTTATCCCAGAAGCGCATATTCCAGAACAAATTTGGCAAGTTGATCCTAAAAAAATAGTCGGTTTAACAAGTGATAGAGAAGCCTTAAACTCTATACGTCGAGAAAGAATGTTAACGTATGGAATGAATCCCGATACGGAGTATTCTAAATTAGATCGCATTGATAGAGAATTAGATTTTGCAAAAGAATTATACGAAAAATTAGGTTGTTTGGTCATTAATGTTTCTAAAAAATCTATTGAAGAAACGGCTGCCATCATTATCAATACTCTTCAAATCGAACACAAGAAGTATGAACAAAACTAA
- a CDS encoding Fur family transcriptional regulator: MTAVEQAIETLKEHGYKYTDKRENMLSVFAAENRYLTAKEVQLGLKERYPSISYDTIYRNIYTFVELNVLEETELNGEKMFRFGCKHTGHHHHFICTSCGKTKQIEMCPMNFFENQLNGCKIESHRFEIFGKCEKCS, from the coding sequence ATGACAGCAGTAGAACAAGCCATTGAAACGTTAAAAGAACATGGTTACAAATATACAGATAAAAGAGAAAATATGTTATCCGTATTTGCAGCTGAAAATCGATATTTAACAGCTAAAGAAGTACAGCTTGGATTAAAAGAAAGATATCCTTCTATTAGTTATGATACGATTTATCGAAATATCTATACGTTTGTAGAATTAAATGTGCTAGAAGAAACAGAATTAAATGGTGAAAAAATGTTCCGTTTTGGATGTAAACATACTGGACATCATCATCATTTTATCTGTACAAGCTGTGGGAAAACAAAACAAATTGAAATGTGTCCCATGAATTTTTTTGAAAATCAGCTAAATGGATGTAAAATCGAGTCTCATCGATTTGAAATTTTTGGGAAATGTGAAAAATGTTCTTAA
- the rpsU gene encoding 30S ribosomal protein S21, protein MSKTVIKKNESLDDALRRFKRSVSKTGTLQEARKREFYEKPSVKRKKKSEAARKRKF, encoded by the coding sequence ATGTCAAAAACAGTTATTAAGAAAAATGAATCTCTTGATGATGCTCTTCGTCGCTTCAAACGTTCCGTTTCAAAAACAGGTACTTTACAAGAAGCTCGTAAACGCGAATTCTATGAAAAACCAAGTGTGAAACGTAAGAAAAAATCTGAAGCAGCTAGAAAACGTAAATTCTAG
- a CDS encoding GatB/YqeY domain-containing protein: protein MSLLETINEDIKTAMKAKDKETLAILRMLKAALQNDQISKGNDLSEDEELTVLSREMKQRRESLAEFKDAGREDLVDQTEAAIHTVEKYLPQQLSENELKAIIQDAATKVDAKSMKDFGKVMGVVMPLTKGKADGNEVNRLVKEQLNA from the coding sequence TTGTCACTTTTAGAAACCATTAATGAAGACATTAAAACTGCGATGAAAGCCAAAGATAAAGAAACTTTAGCTATTCTACGTATGTTAAAAGCTGCATTGCAAAATGATCAAATCAGCAAAGGTAATGATTTAAGTGAGGATGAAGAGTTAACAGTTCTTTCTCGCGAAATGAAGCAACGTCGTGAATCGCTTGCAGAGTTTAAAGATGCTGGTCGAGAAGACTTGGTTGATCAAACAGAAGCTGCTATTCATACCGTTGAAAAATATTTACCTCAACAACTTTCTGAAAACGAACTTAAAGCGATTATTCAAGATGCTGCTACGAAAGTAGATGCTAAATCTATGAAAGATTTTGGCAAAGTTATGGGAGTTGTTATGCCTTTAACAAAAGGTAAAGCAGACGGTAATGAAGTCAATCGTTTAGTAAAAGAGCAATTGAATGCATAA
- a CDS encoding tetratricopeptide repeat protein, which yields MNYQCAWSYDLLGEEKKAVPFYEQSIKLGLVGEDLEGAYVGLGSTYRTLGGIQKS from the coding sequence ATCAACTATCAATGTGCTTGGAGTTATGACCTATTGGGAGAAGAAAAAAAAGCTGTTCCATTCTACGAACAGTCGATTAAATTAGGATTAGTTGGTGAAGATCTAGAGGGCGCTTATGTTGGTCTTGGAAGTACTTATCGCACTCTAGGGGGAATACAAAAAAGCTAA
- a CDS encoding PhoH family protein — translation MTNLTNETRLVDLKNENHTSLLFGAQDKHLALLEDAMDVVINSRGSHLEIIGTEENTATVEEIFNHLEELIKRSIQVGPSDVVTAIKMAKNNTLHFFISMYEEEIGKDHAGKPIRAKTFGQRQYIQSIKKNDVTFGVGPAGTGKTYLAVVMAVSAMKKGEVKKIILTRPAVEAGENLGFLPGDLKEKVDPYLRPIYDALYNVFGLEHTTRLMDRNVIEIAPLAYMRGRTLEDAFVILDEAQNTTKAQMKMFLTRLGFGSKMIVNGDVTQIDLPRGAMSGLVHAEKVLNQVKGINFVQFDSNDVVRHPVVANIINAYSQEKTMTESKKSDTEKVSTEKNN, via the coding sequence TTGACTAATTTAACGAACGAAACACGTTTGGTAGACTTGAAAAATGAAAATCATACATCTTTATTATTTGGTGCCCAAGATAAGCATTTAGCTTTATTAGAAGACGCAATGGATGTTGTTATCAACAGTCGTGGAAGTCATCTAGAAATTATTGGCACAGAAGAAAATACAGCTACAGTTGAAGAAATCTTTAATCATTTAGAAGAATTAATTAAACGTTCGATTCAAGTAGGGCCTTCCGACGTTGTAACGGCCATCAAAATGGCAAAAAATAACACTCTACATTTTTTTATTAGTATGTATGAGGAAGAAATTGGAAAAGATCATGCTGGAAAACCGATTCGAGCAAAAACGTTTGGTCAACGTCAATATATCCAATCGATTAAAAAAAATGATGTTACCTTTGGTGTTGGTCCAGCCGGAACTGGTAAAACTTATTTAGCAGTAGTAATGGCCGTGTCAGCAATGAAAAAAGGGGAAGTAAAAAAAATTATATTAACTCGTCCAGCAGTTGAAGCAGGAGAAAATCTTGGTTTTTTACCGGGTGATTTAAAAGAAAAAGTGGATCCTTATCTACGTCCGATTTATGATGCTTTATATAATGTGTTTGGTTTAGAGCATACCACTCGTCTAATGGATAGAAACGTAATTGAAATCGCACCCTTAGCTTATATGAGAGGACGTACACTAGAAGACGCTTTTGTTATTCTTGATGAAGCACAAAATACAACAAAAGCTCAAATGAAAATGTTTCTTACGCGACTTGGTTTTGGTTCAAAAATGATCGTCAATGGTGATGTTACGCAAATTGACTTGCCAAGAGGGGCAATGAGCGGATTAGTCCATGCGGAGAAAGTCTTGAACCAAGTTAAAGGAATCAATTTTGTTCAATTTGATTCAAATGATGTTGTGCGTCATCCAGTAGTAGCAAATATTATAAATGCATACAGCCAAGAAAAAACAATGACTGAAAGTAAAAAATCGGATACTGAAAAAGTGAGTACTGAAAAAAACAATTAG
- a CDS encoding HD family phosphohydrolase has protein sequence MRRNLRRLQKKMGNFYIPSILLLSSVALFFIMYSTVKPKALDIKLFQVAEETIRANATVEDTEKTEENKETIAATVSPVYTYNSDLKDLQTSKIEILFATIDEIKQDADKKYQDDLKEARKKASENNSSITSQELAEIKVNKLTNEELLGLFKEKLNNLEDSTKEFIEMLPDWAVLDLIEIDQSVLTSMKESITSVVSEFMSQPIKNEELNDIKLEANNNLDYSDLDSNNQRIASLIIDNAIVENNIYNANATEQKKEEEKANVQPALILQGQVIVQEGHVVDSNDMHQLELLGMLDDTSSRQSLYGLIVLIFTQALLLFYLGKFKKEDEVDHGSQVTFYSLIMIASLLLMKSLQLIQDTDLEYIGLLFPAALGSMLLTAFGSRRFGILANGFTAVFSIFIFSPDSGTSFSIVLVLFYLLSGMMGTMITRKKITTQFWTSFIWVTVFNALFILSFILYLNIHIWSHQVFLMIIYALSSGIISYLLAILLTPYVEVLFKDNAVLTLTELSNPNSPLLKELLTKAPGTYHHSLMVANLSANAVGAIGGDSLFARVACYYHDVGKLRHSLFFVENLPPGMENPHNLLTPFESKEIIFGHVSEGVKMLEKAKFPQSIIDICAQHHGTTLMKYFYVTAKEQDDTVTESDFRYPGPKPQTKEAAVINIADSAEAATRAMSHPTKETIEKFVHDLINSRITDGQFDECSISLQELKIVEKAICEGLNGTFHSRIEYPALKKE, from the coding sequence ATGAGAAGAAATTTACGACGCCTCCAGAAAAAAATGGGCAATTTTTATATTCCTTCTATTCTATTACTTTCATCTGTGGCGTTGTTTTTTATTATGTATAGTACGGTTAAACCAAAAGCCTTAGATATTAAATTATTTCAGGTGGCAGAAGAGACCATACGAGCAAATGCAACAGTTGAAGATACAGAAAAAACAGAAGAAAATAAAGAAACGATTGCTGCAACCGTTTCTCCTGTATATACGTACAACTCAGATTTAAAAGACTTGCAAACGTCTAAAATAGAAATACTATTTGCTACAATTGATGAAATAAAACAAGACGCTGATAAGAAATATCAAGATGACCTAAAAGAAGCGAGGAAAAAAGCTTCTGAAAATAATTCATCTATAACCTCTCAAGAACTAGCAGAAATAAAAGTAAATAAACTAACGAATGAGGAATTACTGGGCTTATTTAAAGAAAAATTAAATAACTTAGAAGATTCGACTAAAGAGTTTATTGAAATGCTTCCAGATTGGGCTGTTTTAGATTTAATAGAAATTGATCAATCCGTTTTAACAAGTATGAAAGAATCAATAACTTCAGTAGTTTCAGAGTTTATGTCTCAGCCTATCAAAAATGAAGAATTAAATGACATTAAATTAGAAGCAAATAATAATTTAGATTATTCAGACTTAGATTCTAACAATCAAAGGATAGCTAGTTTGATCATTGATAATGCGATCGTAGAAAACAACATCTACAATGCTAATGCTACTGAACAAAAGAAAGAAGAAGAGAAAGCGAATGTTCAACCTGCTTTGATCTTACAAGGGCAAGTGATTGTTCAAGAAGGCCATGTTGTGGATAGCAATGATATGCATCAACTTGAATTGTTGGGTATGCTAGATGATACTTCATCAAGACAATCCTTATATGGTTTGATCGTATTGATTTTTACACAAGCCTTGTTATTATTTTACTTAGGAAAATTCAAGAAAGAAGACGAAGTTGATCACGGCAGTCAAGTCACATTTTATTCTTTGATTATGATTGCTTCTTTATTATTGATGAAAAGTTTGCAATTGATTCAAGATACTGACTTAGAATATATTGGTTTATTGTTTCCAGCTGCCTTGGGTTCCATGCTACTAACAGCATTTGGATCTCGCAGGTTTGGAATATTGGCGAATGGATTTACTGCAGTATTTTCAATTTTTATTTTTAGCCCAGATTCTGGAACAAGTTTTAGTATTGTCTTAGTGCTATTTTATCTGCTAAGCGGTATGATGGGTACCATGATCACACGAAAAAAGATCACGACTCAGTTTTGGACGAGTTTCATTTGGGTCACTGTATTTAATGCTTTGTTTATCCTTTCATTTATTTTATACTTAAACATACACATCTGGTCGCACCAAGTTTTTCTGATGATCATATATGCACTTTCAAGCGGGATTATTTCATATTTATTGGCTATTCTATTAACACCTTATGTTGAAGTATTATTTAAAGATAATGCTGTATTAACATTGACAGAATTATCCAATCCGAATAGTCCGTTGTTAAAAGAATTGCTGACGAAAGCACCTGGAACCTATCACCATAGTTTAATGGTAGCGAATTTAAGTGCAAATGCAGTTGGAGCTATTGGCGGAGATTCATTATTTGCGCGTGTGGCTTGTTATTATCATGATGTTGGCAAATTACGTCATTCGCTCTTCTTTGTAGAAAATCTACCGCCTGGAATGGAGAATCCACATAATTTATTAACTCCTTTTGAGAGCAAAGAAATTATTTTTGGACATGTTTCTGAAGGCGTAAAGATGTTGGAAAAAGCTAAATTTCCTCAATCTATTATTGATATTTGTGCTCAGCATCATGGAACAACCCTCATGAAATATTTTTATGTTACAGCTAAAGAACAGGATGACACAGTAACAGAAAGTGATTTTAGGTATCCAGGACCAAAACCTCAAACAAAAGAAGCAGCTGTTATTAATATTGCGGATAGTGCTGAAGCGGCCACTAGGGCAATGTCACATCCAACAAAAGAAACTATTGAAAAATTCGTTCATGATTTAATCAATAGTAGGATTACGGATGGTCAGTTTGATGAGTGTTCTATATCATTGCAAGAGTTGAAAATCGTTGAAAAGGCAATTTGTGAAGGGCTGAATGGAACATTCCATTCAAGGATTGAATACCCGGCTTTAAAAAAAGAATAA
- the ybeY gene encoding rRNA maturation RNase YbeY — translation MELDLYDETNQVTLEQKKLVNSLLAFAGDHLQLPADTEMSVTFVDDENIQKINKTYRGKDQPTDVISFAMEDEVEDELMINFDNLDEPIPRNIGDIIISVDKTATQAEEYGHSFDRELGFLALHGFLHLNGYDHMNPEDEKEMFGLQKEILEAYGLKR, via the coding sequence ATGGAATTAGATTTGTATGATGAAACAAACCAGGTTACGCTGGAACAAAAAAAATTAGTGAATTCTTTACTAGCATTCGCAGGGGATCATCTACAGTTGCCGGCAGATACTGAAATGTCGGTAACATTCGTAGACGATGAAAATATTCAAAAAATCAATAAAACATATCGTGGCAAAGATCAACCAACCGACGTGATCAGTTTTGCTATGGAAGATGAAGTTGAAGATGAATTAATGATCAACTTTGATAATTTAGATGAACCCATTCCGAGAAATATTGGGGATATTATTATTTCAGTTGATAAAACAGCAACCCAAGCCGAAGAATATGGACATTCTTTTGATCGTGAATTAGGATTTCTTGCTTTACATGGTTTCTTACATTTAAATGGATATGATCATATGAATCCTGAGGATGAAAAAGAAATGTTTGGGTTGCAGAAAGAGATATTAGAAGCCTATGGACTTAAAAGATAA
- a CDS encoding diacylglycerol kinase family protein, which yields MDLKDKEQVGKNSSFFDSFKYAFKGVLTAFQEERNMRSHILIGSIVLILCAFLDLTINEWLWVLFSIFLVVIMEIWNTVIENVVDLVTGDTFHPLAKKAKDMAASAVLLTAGFSIIVALIIILPKLWQILF from the coding sequence ATGGACTTAAAAGATAAAGAACAGGTCGGTAAAAACTCAAGCTTCTTTGACTCTTTTAAGTATGCATTTAAAGGAGTTTTAACGGCCTTTCAAGAAGAAAGAAATATGCGATCACATATTTTAATTGGGTCTATTGTCTTAATTTTATGTGCATTCCTTGATCTGACTATCAATGAATGGTTATGGGTTCTTTTCAGTATTTTTTTAGTAGTAATAATGGAAATTTGGAATACTGTTATAGAGAATGTAGTTGATTTGGTGACTGGTGATACTTTTCATCCTCTGGCAAAAAAGGCAAAAGATATGGCAGCATCGGCTGTACTACTAACAGCTGGTTTTTCAATTATTGTAGCGTTGATTATCATTTTACCAAAATTATGGCAAATACTATTCTAA
- a CDS encoding cytidine deaminase has translation MHSTDQKVEELITKATDMLEKAYVPYSHFPVGAALLTKDGKIFSGCNIENASFGLTNCAERTAIFKAVSEGKKEFDYLVVTGDTDGPISPCGACRQVLAEFCGPDMPVLLTNNKGNKQLTTVSELLPGAFKSEDMV, from the coding sequence ATGCACTCTACGGATCAAAAAGTAGAAGAACTAATTACAAAAGCAACGGATATGTTAGAAAAGGCGTATGTTCCTTATTCTCATTTTCCAGTTGGAGCAGCACTTTTAACAAAAGACGGGAAAATTTTTTCAGGTTGCAACATTGAAAATGCCTCTTTTGGTTTAACTAATTGTGCCGAACGTACAGCTATTTTCAAAGCAGTGTCTGAAGGGAAAAAGGAGTTCGACTATTTAGTTGTAACAGGCGACACAGATGGTCCAATCTCACCTTGTGGAGCATGTAGGCAAGTACTCGCAGAATTTTGCGGACCAGACATGCCTGTCTTATTAACGAATAATAAAGGAAATAAACAACTAACAACGGTTAGCGAATTGCTACCCGGAGCGTTTAAATCGGAGGATATGGTTTAA
- the era gene encoding GTPase Era — protein sequence MKNTNEHKSGFVSIVGRPNVGKSTLLNRIVGQKIAIMSDKAQTTRNKIQGIYTTPESQIVFIDTPGIHKPKHRLGDFMVDSAFSAFREVDVILFMVNIAEKRGPGDNFIIERLKTVKSPVFLVLNKIDKIHPDQLLPIIEDYRSLVDFEQIIPISASEGNNVDTLLSEVTKYLPEGPQFYPEDQVTDHPEYFIVSELIREKVLELTREEVPHSVAVVVESMQRNELGKVQVHAAIIVERSSQKGIIIGKGGKMLKDIGIRARKDIEVLLGDKIYLDLWVKVQKDWRDRQTNLQDYGYRKDDY from the coding sequence ATGAAAAATACGAATGAGCACAAATCAGGTTTTGTTTCTATTGTTGGGCGTCCAAACGTTGGTAAATCAACATTATTAAATAGAATTGTAGGACAAAAAATAGCAATAATGAGTGATAAAGCTCAAACAACAAGAAATAAAATACAAGGTATCTATACTACGCCAGAATCACAAATTGTATTTATCGATACTCCTGGTATCCATAAACCTAAACACCGTCTAGGAGACTTTATGGTAGACTCGGCTTTTAGTGCTTTTAGAGAAGTAGATGTTATTTTGTTCATGGTAAATATTGCAGAAAAACGCGGTCCTGGAGATAACTTCATTATTGAAAGATTAAAAACAGTCAAAAGCCCAGTATTTTTAGTGCTGAATAAAATTGATAAAATTCATCCTGATCAATTGCTGCCAATTATTGAAGATTACCGTTCATTAGTAGATTTTGAACAAATCATTCCAATTTCTGCTTCAGAAGGCAATAATGTTGATACATTATTATCAGAAGTAACAAAATACTTGCCTGAAGGACCTCAATTTTATCCAGAAGACCAAGTAACCGATCACCCAGAATACTTTATCGTTTCTGAATTAATCCGTGAAAAAGTTCTGGAATTAACGAGAGAAGAAGTTCCACATTCTGTTGCTGTTGTTGTTGAAAGTATGCAACGAAATGAACTTGGAAAAGTTCAAGTACATGCAGCGATCATTGTTGAGCGTTCAAGTCAAAAAGGAATTATTATTGGAAAAGGCGGGAAAATGTTAAAAGACATTGGTATCCGTGCTCGAAAAGATATTGAAGTTTTATTAGGAGATAAAATTTATTTAGATCTTTGGGTAAAAGTTCAAAAAGATTGGCGTGATCGCCAAACGAATTTACAAGATTATGGTTACCGTAAAGACGATTATTAA
- the recO gene encoding DNA repair protein RecO — translation MAQVEEVEGIVLSVRNHRENDQLVKLFTNRFGKRMFFVKGTRKQANKLKTAVLPFTKATYIADIRDTGLCFIRDAKEVEQYKSMQTDIFLNAYATYILSLADSALEDGIVDSTLFHRIDRCLTEIDEKTDPEIVVNIFEIQILPYFGVAPEFRGCRVCGITEGVFDYSGSYGGLLCQNHWHLDKHRYHASRRAIHFVRLFSVVSLDQLGSINVKEETKREIRTLIDMIYEESVGIKLKSKKFIDQMYSWGDLLVNKRVPPEETTD, via the coding sequence ATGGCTCAGGTAGAAGAAGTAGAAGGCATCGTGTTATCTGTGCGAAATCATCGCGAAAATGATCAATTGGTTAAGTTGTTTACAAATCGTTTTGGTAAACGCATGTTTTTTGTTAAAGGAACCAGAAAGCAAGCAAACAAACTAAAAACAGCTGTATTGCCTTTTACAAAAGCGACTTATATCGCTGACATCCGTGACACTGGACTTTGTTTTATCCGTGATGCAAAAGAGGTAGAACAGTATAAAAGCATGCAAACGGATATCTTCTTGAACGCCTATGCTACTTATATCTTAAGTTTAGCAGATTCGGCCTTAGAAGATGGCATAGTGGACAGTACACTCTTTCACAGAATTGATCGCTGTTTGACTGAGATCGATGAAAAAACCGATCCAGAAATTGTGGTAAACATATTCGAAATTCAAATTTTGCCTTATTTTGGAGTTGCACCTGAATTTAGAGGTTGTCGTGTGTGTGGAATAACAGAAGGTGTATTTGATTACTCTGGCAGTTATGGTGGACTGCTATGTCAGAATCATTGGCATTTAGATAAACACCGGTACCATGCCAGTAGGAGAGCCATTCATTTTGTACGTTTATTTTCAGTCGTTTCTTTAGACCAATTAGGATCTATCAATGTCAAAGAAGAGACAAAGCGCGAAATTAGAACATTGATCGATATGATCTACGAAGAATCAGTTGGAATCAAGTTGAAAAGCAAAAAGTTTATTGATCAGATGTATTCCTGGGGTGATCTTTTAGTGAATAAAAGAGTTCCACCTGAGGAAACCACAGACTAG